The window GTTACCAAATTTAGTGCAGGTGGTTTTAGACCCAAAAATACGATTGAGGAAAGTTGGATAGGGCGTGTTTTTGCTTATAATGAAGACGAAGAGATTCCGAAAGATAAAAACGGAGATTTAATGTTTCCTTTGGCGCAATTTTATCTTCCTAATTTGCCTTATGTTCACCCACGTATTAGCAACACAAAACTAATAACTGTTTTTATTTCGGCAGACTTACCAGACTGTTTTGAACCAATGGGAGAGAATTGGGTGATAAGAGAATATGAAAATTTAGATACTATCAAAATTAAAAAATTAGAAAACCCTAATTCATTTTTAAAAGCATTTCCGCTACAGGCAGAATTAGACGAAAATGATTTTCCCTTATGGGATGGTGGTGGTTTATCTATGGAAGATGAAGCAGAAGTTTTAAGGTTCGAAAATGAAGGCATTATTGAAGATTATTTTGATATCACCGAACATATATATGACCATAAAATAGGTGGTTATCCCTCGTTTTGTCAATCAGGAATTGGTAATTCTGATGGGTTTGGAGAAGGCTTTGAGTTTGTTTTTCAGATTTCATCAGATGAGAAGGCAAATTTTAACGTGATAGATAATGGTAGTTTAATGTTTGCTAAAAATAGTGACACTAACCAATGGAGCGTTTATTACGATTTTTATTAATAACATAAATTGTGAAATGAAAAATGAAAAAATAGAACAAGCTTATCAAAGTACGTTTTCAGGATTAACCATGTATTATAGAGATTGCGAACTTACAGAACATTTAATTTCTGCCTATAAAATAGACCAAATTATACAAGAAAGAGGGTTTGCAGACGTGTCTAACCGTGCAGAAGGTTTAAGTAAAAATGTTAGGTTTGCCATTGCTTCAAATGCAGCATCAAATTTAGGCGAAATAAATCCTGATGTTGCAAAATATGGATTTCATATAATTACTTCTGGTGCTTATTTTAAGGTGTTAGATATTTATAAAATCGGTAATAAAACACAAATTATGCTTATGCATTTTAATGAAAACTATTTAGACGTTTTCAATACAACAAAATCCAATATAGAAGATAAAATAGTATTGGTAGGTAGAAAAAGTTTAGAGATTAAAATCAAAATGCAACCCAATGCAATCTTAAATAACGAAGAATGGACAGAACGCACAAAATCCCCAATAGGAATGACTGATTCTGGCACTTTTTTTCAAATAAAATAAATTAAAAAAACATTTAAATCAAGTTATGAAAGAAGAAAATAAAACTGTTTTTTATGCAGAGCAAAACAAAAAGATGGAAGAGGCCTATGTTAAAGCACAGGCAACATTTAATTACTTCTGGCGTGAAGTATATTGGGAAAGTAAAAGAGTTGTTCCTGCACACGATTTAGCTTTAGTGAAAATTCCTTTTCAGCAGGTCGTTGAAGGCCGAGAAACGCCATTGGTAGAGCATATGTGGATTAGCGACATTGATTTTGATGGAGAATTAATTACAGGCGTTTTAAAAAACTCACCAA is drawn from Psychroserpens sp. NJDZ02 and contains these coding sequences:
- a CDS encoding DUF1963 domain-containing protein yields the protein MTVEDLKNKIVKPVTKFSAGGFRPKNTIEESWIGRVFAYNEDEEIPKDKNGDLMFPLAQFYLPNLPYVHPRISNTKLITVFISADLPDCFEPMGENWVIREYENLDTIKIKKLENPNSFLKAFPLQAELDENDFPLWDGGGLSMEDEAEVLRFENEGIIEDYFDITEHIYDHKIGGYPSFCQSGIGNSDGFGEGFEFVFQISSDEKANFNVIDNGSLMFAKNSDTNQWSVYYDFY